In one window of Zhihengliuella sp. ISTPL4 DNA:
- the menC gene encoding o-succinylbenzoate synthase: protein MRVVRVRLFALRQPLRHSFETSSHRKSGIEHVLVEVTDADGQTGWGEIASPSDPFYGAETTVTAWEIVTRYLVPALLRAEGEEPAELEASWARVRGHEFAKAGFSGAVWDLASRRRGIALAAALGGTRDEVVAGVSLGIEPSIDELLAQVELQRAAGYPRVKLKIAPGWDVEPVRAVRGAYPDLDLHVDANGAYADDERAAAVFARLDREALTMIEQPFAPRDLVAHADLQARLDTDVCLDESVVDLGDLRTMIRLGAGRVLNIKVSRMGGLTVARAAHDVARDAGIPVWCGGMHEFGVGRAANVALSSLPGFLLPSDVSGSDKYYESDIIAPPVTAVAGRVTVPTGPGIGHEVLAERIARDASRVFDSSAAEAPEAVLTAG, encoded by the coding sequence GTGAGGGTCGTCCGCGTCCGGCTGTTCGCCCTGCGCCAGCCGCTGCGTCACAGCTTCGAGACGAGCTCGCACCGCAAGTCCGGCATCGAGCATGTGCTCGTCGAGGTCACCGATGCCGACGGCCAGACGGGGTGGGGGGAGATCGCGTCGCCGTCCGATCCGTTCTACGGAGCGGAGACCACGGTCACCGCGTGGGAGATCGTGACCCGCTACCTGGTGCCCGCGCTGCTCCGCGCCGAGGGGGAGGAGCCGGCGGAGCTGGAGGCGTCGTGGGCGCGGGTCCGCGGGCACGAGTTCGCGAAGGCCGGGTTCTCCGGCGCGGTGTGGGACCTGGCCTCCCGGCGGCGGGGGATCGCGCTCGCCGCGGCCCTCGGCGGGACGCGCGACGAGGTCGTCGCGGGGGTGTCGTTGGGCATCGAGCCGTCGATCGACGAGCTGCTGGCCCAGGTGGAGCTGCAGCGCGCCGCCGGCTACCCCCGCGTCAAGCTCAAGATCGCTCCGGGCTGGGATGTGGAGCCGGTGCGTGCGGTGCGCGGCGCCTACCCCGACCTCGACCTTCACGTGGACGCGAACGGCGCGTATGCCGACGACGAGCGGGCGGCCGCGGTGTTCGCACGCCTGGATCGCGAGGCGCTCACCATGATCGAGCAGCCCTTCGCGCCGCGGGATCTCGTGGCCCACGCTGATCTGCAGGCGCGGCTCGACACGGACGTGTGCCTGGACGAGTCGGTCGTCGACCTCGGCGACCTGCGGACCATGATCCGGCTGGGGGCGGGGCGGGTCCTCAACATCAAGGTGTCGCGGATGGGCGGGCTCACCGTCGCCCGCGCGGCGCACGACGTGGCGCGGGACGCGGGCATCCCCGTGTGGTGCGGCGGGATGCACGAGTTCGGCGTCGGGCGGGCTGCGAACGTCGCGCTGTCCTCGCTCCCCGGTTTCCTGCTGCCGTCGGATGTGTCGGGATCGGACAAGTACTACGAGTCGGACATCATCGCGCCTCCGGTGACCGCCGTCGCCGGTCGCGTCACGGTCCCCACCGGACCGGGGATCGGACACGAGGTGCTCGCCGAGCGCATCGCCCGTGACGCGTCCCGCGTCTTCGACTCCTCCGCGGCCGAGGCCCCTGAGGCCGTCCTGACCGCGGGCTGA
- a CDS encoding serine hydrolase domain-containing protein, giving the protein MTGEDAGFLVPEETAAEALRHGLDERARRAAPAAIAAVAERGSVRAVLTHGHPLVDEAPTTRDTVFRIASMSKSFLAATVLSLRDRGLLDLHAPIRTYLPEVRLRHRGADVEVTGDLLLSNRSGLGEDNAWVDRHLGASRAEIAALFAGGVRLAAAPGTVYQYSNLGQSLLGRAVEAVTGWAVEDVIREAVLEPLGLRRTAAASDGYAPEVLAGGFRTFDDGATFRPEPFVGSGALGCIGSMFSTVDDIATWMWFLGSAFTDDPVAPDVLAPASRRELQQARTPIPVPSTMFDGRDLAGAGYGYGLFIEDDRRFGRVVQHSGGLPGFSAHMRWHAATGVGVVAFGNSDEFGARRIAGAALQQLLERTDAPSAVLHPWEETVAAARALDVALQSGRPAAEYPFLADHVLDDIPADVRDARLATQIEEIGGFCAEQEPFGDRVVSAATEAEMRWRIAGRRGDLLVDVRLVGLPEPRVQGVSAAVVAPGQTLLEGERAGAAERHRIVLPSG; this is encoded by the coding sequence ATGACCGGGGAGGATGCGGGTTTCCTCGTCCCGGAGGAGACCGCCGCGGAGGCCCTCCGCCACGGCCTGGACGAGCGCGCGCGTCGTGCCGCCCCGGCCGCGATCGCCGCGGTGGCCGAACGGGGAAGCGTCCGCGCAGTGCTCACCCACGGCCATCCCCTCGTCGATGAGGCCCCGACGACGCGGGACACCGTCTTCCGCATCGCGTCGATGTCCAAGAGCTTCCTGGCCGCCACCGTGCTCTCCCTTCGAGACCGCGGCCTGCTCGACCTCCACGCGCCGATCCGCACCTACCTGCCGGAGGTCCGGCTGAGGCATCGGGGTGCCGACGTCGAGGTCACGGGCGACCTGCTGCTCTCCAACCGTTCGGGTCTGGGAGAGGACAACGCCTGGGTGGACCGACATCTCGGCGCCTCCCGCGCGGAGATCGCCGCCCTGTTCGCGGGTGGGGTGCGCCTCGCGGCCGCACCGGGGACCGTCTACCAGTACTCCAACCTCGGCCAGTCGCTGCTCGGCCGCGCCGTGGAAGCGGTGACGGGGTGGGCCGTAGAGGACGTGATCCGGGAGGCCGTGCTCGAGCCCCTCGGGCTGCGCCGGACGGCGGCCGCGTCGGACGGGTACGCCCCGGAGGTGCTGGCCGGCGGCTTCCGGACCTTCGACGACGGCGCCACGTTCCGCCCCGAGCCGTTCGTGGGCTCCGGGGCGCTGGGCTGCATCGGCAGCATGTTCAGCACCGTCGACGACATCGCCACGTGGATGTGGTTCCTCGGCTCGGCCTTCACCGACGACCCGGTCGCGCCCGACGTGCTGGCTCCGGCGTCGCGACGGGAGCTGCAGCAGGCTCGCACACCGATCCCCGTGCCCTCGACGATGTTCGACGGGCGCGATCTCGCGGGGGCCGGCTACGGCTACGGCCTCTTCATCGAGGACGATCGGCGGTTCGGCCGCGTCGTGCAGCACTCCGGCGGCCTCCCCGGCTTCTCGGCGCACATGCGCTGGCATGCGGCCACCGGCGTCGGCGTCGTGGCCTTCGGGAACTCCGACGAGTTCGGTGCTCGGCGGATCGCAGGCGCCGCGCTCCAGCAGCTGCTCGAAAGGACCGACGCCCCCTCCGCGGTCCTGCACCCGTGGGAGGAGACGGTCGCCGCCGCGCGGGCTCTCGACGTCGCGCTCCAGTCCGGTCGGCCCGCCGCGGAGTACCCGTTCCTCGCCGACCACGTGCTCGATGACATCCCGGCCGATGTCCGCGATGCCCGACTGGCGACCCAGATCGAGGAGATCGGCGGATTCTGCGCGGAGCAGGAGCCCTTCGGTGATCGCGTGGTCAGCGCGGCAACGGAGGCCGAGATGCGCTGGCGGATCGCGGGGAGGCGCGGCGACCTCCTCGTCGACGTACGGCTGGTCGGACTTCCGGAGCCTCGCGTGCAGGGGGTGAGCGCGGCGGTGGTCGCGCCGGGACAGACCCTCCTCGAGGGAGAGCGCGCCGGAGCAGCCGAGCGGCACCGGATCGTCCTGCCGTCGGGCTGA
- a CDS encoding ABC transporter substrate-binding protein — MPATPVRRLLPFAALAAATALVLSACAGPSTESDGGELVWSIEGANLSAGHMDPQVSQLDVSGMVQRAVLDSLVFQEDDGTFSPWLAKSWDVSPDSTEYTFTLRDDVTFTDGESFDAEAVKANFDRIVDPETASAQAASMMGADFYAGTEVVDDHTVKVSFTQPYAPFLQAASTAQLGFYSPAVLAESADKLKAGGPDVTVGTGPFVLTEYTADQEIVYTRNDDYAWGPHETKAPAFETLRVQIQPEASVRTGVIESGEADLASNIPPNQVAGLDDAGVTVDSVEYPGLPYSLYLNEKYGVFADEKVRQAFARGIDVDAAVEEIYFGQFPRAWSVLGSTTPGYDASLEDSWPFDQDAANALLDEAGWTERDADGIRMKDGERLSVRWIAWTPVPDDRAALANAIQSDLKAIGFEVQREELEPGAYNAQYEPKTFDLTDWGFSGVDADFLRAHLHTDGFQNASQVSDPEIDALLEEAVASSDQDARNELYTQLQEWNAEYTAIVPLYSPSAITAVGERVQGLEYDLYGRPLFYDVSLG, encoded by the coding sequence ATGCCCGCCACCCCCGTGCGTCGCCTCCTGCCCTTCGCCGCGCTCGCCGCCGCCACCGCCCTGGTGCTGAGCGCGTGCGCCGGCCCGTCGACGGAGAGCGACGGCGGTGAGCTCGTCTGGTCGATCGAGGGCGCGAACCTGTCCGCGGGGCACATGGACCCGCAGGTGAGCCAGCTCGACGTCTCCGGTATGGTGCAGCGGGCGGTGCTCGACTCCCTGGTCTTCCAGGAGGACGACGGCACGTTCAGCCCGTGGCTCGCGAAGAGCTGGGACGTCTCGCCGGACAGCACGGAGTACACCTTCACGCTGCGCGACGACGTGACCTTCACCGACGGCGAGTCGTTCGATGCGGAGGCCGTCAAGGCGAACTTCGACCGCATCGTCGACCCGGAGACGGCGTCAGCCCAGGCGGCGAGCATGATGGGCGCGGACTTCTACGCCGGCACCGAGGTCGTCGACGACCACACGGTCAAGGTCTCGTTCACGCAGCCCTACGCGCCGTTCCTGCAGGCGGCGAGCACCGCGCAGCTCGGCTTCTACTCGCCCGCGGTGCTGGCCGAGTCGGCCGACAAGCTCAAGGCGGGCGGTCCCGACGTCACCGTCGGCACCGGACCCTTCGTGCTCACCGAGTACACCGCCGACCAGGAGATCGTCTACACGCGCAACGACGACTACGCCTGGGGCCCGCACGAGACGAAGGCGCCGGCGTTCGAGACGCTGCGCGTGCAGATCCAGCCGGAGGCGTCGGTGCGTACCGGAGTGATCGAGAGCGGAGAAGCCGACCTCGCCAGCAACATCCCGCCGAACCAGGTCGCCGGTCTGGACGACGCCGGCGTCACGGTCGACTCGGTGGAGTACCCCGGCCTGCCCTATTCGCTCTACCTGAACGAGAAGTACGGCGTCTTCGCCGACGAGAAGGTGCGGCAGGCGTTCGCCCGCGGCATCGACGTGGACGCGGCGGTCGAGGAGATCTACTTCGGGCAGTTCCCGCGGGCGTGGAGCGTCCTCGGCAGCACGACCCCGGGGTACGACGCGTCGCTGGAGGACTCCTGGCCGTTCGATCAGGACGCCGCGAACGCCCTGCTCGACGAGGCCGGCTGGACGGAGCGCGACGCGGACGGCATCCGCATGAAGGACGGCGAGCGCCTGTCCGTGCGGTGGATCGCCTGGACCCCGGTCCCCGACGACCGCGCGGCGCTGGCCAACGCGATCCAGTCGGACCTCAAGGCCATCGGCTTCGAGGTGCAGCGCGAGGAGCTGGAGCCCGGCGCCTACAACGCCCAGTACGAGCCCAAGACGTTCGACCTCACCGACTGGGGCTTCTCCGGCGTGGACGCCGACTTCCTCCGTGCGCACCTGCACACCGACGGCTTCCAGAACGCCTCGCAGGTGAGCGATCCGGAGATCGACGCGCTCCTGGAAGAGGCCGTCGCGTCGAGCGATCAGGACGCCCGCAACGAGCTCTACACGCAGCTGCAGGAGTGGAACGCGGAGTACACGGCCATCGTCCCGCTCTACAGCCCGTCGGCGATCACGGCGGTCGGGGAGCGCGTGCAGGGGCTGGAGTACGACCTCTACGGGCGGCCGCTCTTCTACGATGTGAGCCTCGGCTGA
- a CDS encoding aminotransferase class IV, which translates to MRALLLYRLDLAAEAAEDGIHAVDPREPIIRATDLGVARGDGVFETAVVRGGRPQALEAHLVRLERSAQLLGLPAPGRERWARAVLRAAAEVSRPGVLRDGEIASIKFAMTRGDEIDPAGPTGWVLGFAGEDPEVVRARGVSAVVLDRGYRHDVMETAPWLLQGAKSLAYAVNQAALREARSRGADDVLFVSADGFVLEGPRSTLIARLDGALVTPPPEYGVLPGTTQADVFAGLAEVPSRVGPMVRDDLERADALWLCSSTRGAVPVRELDGVARAVDSALTARMNAVLDGRED; encoded by the coding sequence ATGCGCGCACTGCTGCTGTACCGGCTCGATCTCGCCGCCGAGGCGGCGGAGGACGGGATCCATGCCGTCGATCCGCGGGAGCCGATCATCCGGGCGACCGACCTCGGCGTCGCCCGCGGCGACGGCGTGTTCGAGACCGCCGTGGTGCGCGGAGGAAGGCCGCAGGCCCTGGAGGCGCATCTCGTGCGGCTGGAGCGGTCCGCGCAGCTCCTGGGGCTGCCCGCGCCGGGCCGCGAGCGGTGGGCACGGGCGGTGCTCCGCGCGGCCGCCGAGGTCTCCCGCCCCGGAGTGCTGCGGGACGGGGAGATCGCCTCGATCAAGTTCGCGATGACCCGCGGAGACGAGATCGACCCGGCCGGGCCGACGGGGTGGGTGCTCGGCTTCGCGGGCGAGGACCCGGAGGTCGTCCGCGCGCGCGGCGTCTCGGCGGTGGTCCTCGACCGCGGGTACCGGCACGACGTCATGGAGACGGCGCCCTGGCTGCTGCAGGGAGCGAAGTCCCTCGCCTACGCCGTGAACCAGGCGGCCCTGCGGGAGGCGCGGAGCAGGGGCGCGGACGACGTCCTCTTCGTCAGCGCCGACGGGTTCGTCCTCGAAGGGCCGCGGTCGACGCTGATCGCGCGGCTCGACGGCGCGCTGGTCACGCCACCGCCCGAGTACGGGGTGCTCCCCGGGACGACCCAGGCCGACGTCTTCGCGGGACTCGCCGAGGTGCCCTCCCGCGTCGGTCCGATGGTGCGGGACGATCTGGAGCGGGCGGACGCCCTCTGGCTCTGCTCCAGCACCCGCGGTGCGGTGCCCGTGCGGGAGCTGGACGGCGTCGCGCGCGCCGTGGACTCGGCGCTCACCGCGCGGATGAACGCGGTGCTGGATGGACGAGAGGACTGA
- a CDS encoding ABC transporter permease: protein MKAVLGRALGLVASVVIVLWGAATVAFLAFRVIPGDPVSVMLGPQAQVSEAVKDGIRADLGLDRPPLEQYVGFIGQLARGDLGESYQLRLPVTEVIGRQLGATVQLSALALGIAVVLALVVAVFVRGRVGRTVAAGVELVVLSSPVFWIGLLLLSVFAFGLGWFPVSGTRNPATIVLPAITLALPVAALLSQVLRDGLMQAERMPFAETVRARGAGPTWFTVRHGVRHGAASAVTLAAYLTGSVLGGAVLVETVFARPGLGRVTLAAINDRDLPVLTGIILLSALVFVVINVVVELVHPLIDPRVAAFSRPGAVR from the coding sequence GTGAAGGCGGTGCTCGGCCGCGCCCTCGGGCTGGTCGCTTCGGTGGTCATCGTGCTGTGGGGGGCCGCAACCGTCGCATTCCTGGCCTTCCGGGTGATCCCCGGCGACCCGGTCTCGGTGATGCTGGGCCCGCAGGCGCAGGTGAGCGAGGCGGTCAAGGACGGCATCCGCGCCGACCTCGGGCTCGACCGTCCGCCGCTCGAGCAGTACGTCGGCTTCATCGGGCAGCTCGCCCGGGGTGACCTCGGCGAGTCGTACCAGCTGCGGCTGCCGGTGACCGAGGTCATCGGACGGCAGCTGGGTGCGACCGTGCAGCTCTCGGCCCTGGCTCTGGGGATCGCCGTCGTTCTCGCCCTCGTGGTCGCGGTCTTCGTGCGGGGCCGTGTCGGGCGCACCGTCGCCGCCGGCGTCGAGCTCGTGGTGCTCTCCTCGCCGGTGTTCTGGATCGGGCTGCTGCTGCTCAGCGTCTTCGCGTTCGGACTGGGGTGGTTCCCCGTCTCGGGCACCCGCAATCCGGCGACCATCGTCCTGCCGGCGATCACGCTCGCGCTCCCGGTCGCGGCACTGCTCAGCCAGGTGCTGCGTGATGGGTTGATGCAGGCGGAGCGGATGCCGTTCGCGGAGACGGTCCGTGCGCGGGGCGCCGGGCCGACCTGGTTCACGGTGCGGCACGGGGTACGGCACGGCGCCGCGTCGGCGGTCACCCTCGCGGCCTATCTCACCGGATCGGTCCTCGGGGGCGCGGTGCTCGTCGAGACCGTGTTCGCCCGACCCGGCCTGGGGCGGGTCACCCTCGCCGCCATCAACGACCGCGATCTCCCCGTCCTCACCGGGATCATCCTGTTGAGCGCTCTCGTCTTCGTCGTCATCAACGTGGTGGTGGAGCTCGTGCATCCGCTCATCGACCCCCGCGTCGCCGCCTTCTCGCGACCGGGAGCCGTCCGATGA
- a CDS encoding dipeptidase, which produces MVDADLPIDRVIDGHNDLAWASRTLLGYRVAELSGRVTATQTDLPRLTAGGVAGQFWSVWVDPVLEGAEQVVATLEQIDFVHRLVDAHPQRFAIARTAADVRAAMAEGRIASLIGIEGGDQLGGSLAVLRQFARLGARYLTLTWSRTIAWADSATDEARHGGLTDFGREVVREMNRIGVLVDLSHVAPTTMRHALEVTTRPVMVSHSGALALCDHPRNVPDDVLAAIGAQGGVVMVPFVPTFVSQARRDWWEAGEVGEAPRVGVADVADHLDHVRRVAGAHAVGIGADYDGSDAMPDGLGDVSGYPALFAELRHRGWSEDDLRAAAHENVLRVLEASDPDHEAFLAGRAGEPAAAALVPAVDTTIREGAL; this is translated from the coding sequence ATGGTCGACGCGGACCTGCCGATCGATCGGGTGATCGACGGCCACAACGACCTCGCCTGGGCGAGTAGGACGCTGCTCGGCTACCGGGTCGCGGAGCTCTCCGGCCGGGTGACGGCCACGCAGACCGATCTGCCGCGACTGACCGCGGGCGGGGTCGCCGGCCAGTTCTGGTCGGTCTGGGTCGATCCCGTGCTGGAGGGGGCGGAGCAGGTCGTGGCCACGCTCGAGCAGATCGACTTCGTGCACCGCCTCGTCGACGCCCACCCGCAGCGCTTCGCGATCGCTCGGACGGCGGCCGACGTGCGTGCGGCGATGGCGGAGGGGCGGATCGCCTCGCTCATCGGCATCGAGGGCGGCGACCAGCTCGGCGGATCGCTGGCCGTGCTGCGGCAGTTCGCGCGGCTCGGCGCGAGGTATCTGACGCTCACCTGGTCGCGGACGATCGCCTGGGCGGACTCCGCGACCGACGAGGCGCGCCACGGCGGTCTGACGGACTTCGGACGCGAGGTGGTGCGCGAGATGAACCGCATCGGTGTGCTCGTCGACCTCTCGCACGTCGCTCCGACGACCATGCGGCATGCCCTGGAGGTCACGACCCGCCCGGTGATGGTCAGCCACTCCGGCGCCCTCGCTCTGTGCGACCACCCCCGCAACGTGCCGGACGACGTGCTCGCCGCGATCGGCGCGCAGGGCGGCGTCGTGATGGTGCCCTTCGTCCCCACGTTCGTCTCGCAGGCCCGTCGCGACTGGTGGGAAGCCGGGGAAGTGGGAGAGGCGCCGCGCGTCGGCGTCGCAGACGTCGCCGATCACCTGGACCACGTGCGTCGCGTGGCCGGCGCACACGCGGTCGGGATCGGCGCCGACTACGACGGCTCCGACGCGATGCCGGACGGTCTCGGCGACGTCTCCGGGTACCCGGCGCTGTTCGCCGAGCTGCGGCATCGCGGCTGGTCGGAGGACGACCTCCGGGCGGCGGCGCACGAGAACGTCCTCCGCGTGCTGGAGGCGTCGGACCCCGACCACGAGGCCTTCCTCGCCGGCCGCGCAGGAGAGCCCGCCGCGGCCGCGCTCGTGCCGGCGGTCGACACGACGATTCGGGAGGGGGCGCTGTGA
- a CDS encoding GNAT family N-acetyltransferase, translating into MPHSSVAAGVAHGCRELTRYTEFREAAALYARVFAYTENEYALNANLLTALARNGGSAVGAFADDGELIGFAYGFAGCDTTGASFHYSQAAAVDAAHQGRGVGQALKLAQRAVALRWGQRTMRWTFDPLLSRNAHFNLSSLGAVGIAYERDYYARPDTDRLVVSWDLDVADRPARRSLPVPPVLGPDDWGRAVAADGGTWIAIPTRPGALDAEERAVLRRDLERTMTAAFRRGDLLVGAARLDDDTAVYRATPREGTA; encoded by the coding sequence GTGCCTCATTCTTCGGTGGCCGCCGGTGTTGCCCACGGCTGCCGCGAACTCACCCGGTACACCGAGTTCCGTGAGGCCGCCGCGCTGTACGCCCGCGTCTTCGCATACACGGAGAACGAGTACGCCCTCAACGCCAACCTGCTCACCGCCCTCGCCCGCAACGGCGGTTCCGCGGTCGGCGCCTTCGCCGACGACGGAGAGCTGATCGGGTTCGCGTACGGGTTCGCCGGCTGTGACACCACCGGCGCGTCCTTCCACTACTCGCAGGCGGCCGCCGTCGATGCCGCGCACCAGGGACGCGGCGTCGGCCAGGCGCTCAAGCTCGCGCAGCGTGCCGTGGCCCTGCGCTGGGGGCAGCGGACGATGCGGTGGACGTTCGATCCGCTGCTGTCACGCAACGCGCACTTCAACCTGAGCTCTCTCGGGGCCGTCGGCATCGCCTACGAGCGCGACTACTACGCCCGTCCCGATACCGACCGTCTGGTGGTCTCCTGGGACCTGGACGTCGCCGATCGCCCGGCCCGTCGGTCGCTTCCCGTCCCGCCCGTGCTCGGGCCGGACGACTGGGGGCGAGCCGTGGCGGCGGACGGCGGCACCTGGATCGCGATCCCGACGCGACCCGGCGCCCTCGACGCCGAGGAGCGCGCGGTGCTGCGGCGGGATCTGGAGCGGACGATGACCGCGGCATTCCGCCGCGGGGACCTCCTCGTAGGGGCCGCGCGCCTCGACGACGACACGGCGGTCTACCGCGCGACACCTCGGGAGGGCACGGCATGA
- a CDS encoding MurR/RpiR family transcriptional regulator: protein MNDHDHDQEDRDLVSPRDRYGERIRTNLSAESIQARIIETEQRTLAQTFEELSRSAQVPQAAALLLGARRRYVAGEGKAAAYAQLLNADLSATLSNVFLVDGHALQPLTVLTDVRASDVLIAFSLRRYREETVRLGRLFHEAGGQLVVITDSEDAPLASIATSLIRVRTGSASYADSPTPVAAVCHLLSALTTASAKGARRRLAERDRLVARLGLYGPETARARPEEDA from the coding sequence ATGAACGACCACGACCACGACCAGGAGGATCGCGACCTCGTCTCTCCGCGAGACCGCTACGGCGAGCGCATCCGCACCAACCTCTCCGCCGAGAGCATTCAGGCGCGGATCATCGAGACCGAGCAGCGCACCCTCGCCCAGACCTTCGAGGAGCTCAGCCGCTCGGCCCAGGTGCCGCAGGCCGCCGCGCTGCTGCTCGGCGCCCGACGACGGTACGTGGCCGGCGAGGGCAAGGCGGCGGCGTACGCGCAGCTCCTCAACGCGGATCTCTCGGCGACGCTGTCGAACGTCTTCCTCGTCGACGGGCACGCGCTGCAGCCGCTCACCGTGCTCACCGACGTCCGGGCCAGCGACGTCCTCATCGCGTTCTCCCTGCGGCGCTACCGGGAGGAGACCGTGCGGCTCGGGCGGCTCTTCCACGAGGCGGGCGGTCAGCTCGTCGTCATCACCGACAGCGAGGATGCCCCGCTCGCATCCATCGCGACCTCGCTCATCCGGGTGCGCACGGGATCGGCGTCGTACGCCGACTCGCCGACCCCGGTCGCGGCGGTGTGCCACCTGCTGAGCGCGCTCACCACGGCGAGCGCGAAGGGAGCGCGACGGCGGCTCGCCGAACGCGACCGGCTGGTGGCGCGCCTGGGTCTCTACGGCCCCGAGACCGCGCGGGCCCGCCCGGAGGAGGACGCGTGA
- a CDS encoding type 1 glutamine amidotransferase — MNPRVLVIVNSASSGPRRLGTWLREKAIDVDEIVGAEQPLPTSLDGYAGLVMLGGGLMPDEDDRAPWLAAERALAAETIARDLPTLGICLGGQLLAHVAGGEVAEKTGPIERGATPIRPTAAGRADALLAALGDEAPMIENHQDMITRLPPAAVLLASSAAVENQAFRLGARVRGVQFHPEASAADLARWDDAALRGEGRSLPALIADAERVHDHNTAASRALIEAFADEVRAGVPA, encoded by the coding sequence GTGAACCCGCGCGTCCTCGTGATCGTGAACTCCGCGAGCTCCGGCCCGCGCCGCCTCGGCACCTGGCTGCGGGAGAAGGCGATCGACGTCGACGAGATCGTGGGAGCCGAGCAGCCGCTGCCCACCTCCCTGGACGGCTACGCCGGACTCGTCATGCTGGGCGGCGGGCTCATGCCCGACGAGGATGACCGCGCGCCGTGGCTCGCAGCCGAGCGCGCGCTCGCCGCGGAGACCATCGCCCGCGACCTCCCCACCCTCGGCATCTGCCTGGGCGGTCAGCTGCTCGCCCACGTGGCCGGCGGCGAGGTCGCCGAGAAGACCGGACCCATCGAACGCGGCGCGACCCCCATCCGCCCCACCGCGGCCGGGCGTGCGGACGCCCTGCTCGCAGCCCTCGGCGATGAGGCTCCGATGATCGAGAACCATCAGGACATGATCACGCGGCTCCCGCCCGCGGCGGTGCTGCTGGCATCGAGCGCCGCCGTCGAGAACCAGGCCTTCCGGCTGGGGGCGCGGGTGCGCGGCGTGCAGTTCCATCCCGAGGCCTCCGCGGCCGATCTCGCCCGGTGGGACGACGCGGCACTGCGGGGAGAGGGACGCTCGCTTCCCGCGCTCATCGCGGACGCCGAGCGCGTGCACGACCACAACACCGCGGCCAGCCGCGCGCTGATCGAGGCCTTCGCGGACGAGGTGCGCGCGGGGGTCCCGGCATGA
- a CDS encoding ABC transporter permease, whose product MSRGQRLLLGAAALVLAVVAVAALWPGLLATHDPLQTEVRAALLPPSAEHVFGTDQSGRDVYSRVVFGAGRSVGIGLLATAIALAAGLLVGALAGMSPRGVDVTLMRINDVLMAFPEFLVALVVVAVLGPGPVNIAIAVTLAAAPVYVRLARVQTRTLRVAEHVEAARILGVPSLRAFRRHVIPGVLGSLSVLATIGIGSSILAAAGLSFLGLGPSEPTPEWGLMLAGGRNVLGQAWWVSVFPGLAITLTVVCATIIGRILRARADGKDA is encoded by the coding sequence ATGAGTCGGGGGCAGCGGCTCCTCCTCGGCGCCGCCGCGCTCGTGCTGGCCGTGGTCGCCGTCGCCGCCCTGTGGCCGGGACTGCTCGCCACCCACGATCCGCTGCAGACCGAGGTCCGGGCCGCTCTGCTGCCGCCGAGTGCCGAGCACGTCTTCGGCACCGACCAGAGCGGCCGCGACGTGTACTCCCGCGTGGTGTTCGGCGCGGGGCGCTCAGTCGGGATCGGCCTGCTCGCCACCGCCATCGCCCTCGCCGCGGGCCTGCTCGTCGGGGCGCTCGCCGGCATGTCGCCCCGGGGCGTGGACGTCACGCTCATGCGCATCAACGACGTGCTCATGGCGTTCCCGGAGTTCCTGGTGGCGCTCGTCGTGGTGGCCGTGCTGGGTCCGGGACCGGTGAACATCGCGATCGCGGTGACGCTGGCCGCCGCGCCGGTGTACGTGCGGCTCGCCCGCGTGCAGACCCGAACGCTCCGCGTGGCCGAACACGTCGAGGCCGCCCGCATCCTGGGCGTGCCGTCGCTGCGGGCATTCCGCCGCCACGTCATCCCGGGAGTGCTGGGGTCGCTGAGCGTGCTGGCGACCATCGGGATCGGATCGAGCATCCTCGCCGCCGCGGGGCTGAGCTTCCTGGGCCTCGGGCCGTCGGAGCCGACCCCGGAGTGGGGCCTCATGCTCGCCGGCGGCCGCAACGTGCTGGGACAGGCGTGGTGGGTATCGGTCTTCCCCGGTCTCGCGATCACGCTGACCGTGGTGTGCGCGACCATCATCGGGCGGATCCTCCGTGCGCGGGCGGATGGGAAGGACGCATGA